The genomic window ccaaagccccatataccacccaccactgcgacctgtatgctctcgttggctggccctcgctacatattcgtcgccagacatGAAGATGGCAatacaaagcctattccccctcaggaaactaaaaagatttggcatgggtcctgagatcctcaaaaggttctacagctgcaacatcgagagcatcctgactggttgcatcactgcctggtacggcaattgctctgcctctgaccgcaaggcactacagagggtagtgtgtacggtccagtacatcactggggctaagctgcctgccatccaggacctctacaccaggcggtgtcagaggaaggccctaaaaattgtcaaagaccccagccaccccagtcatagactgttctctctactaccgcgtggcaagtggtaccggagtgccaagtctaggacaaaaaggcttctcaacagtttttacccccaagccataagactcctgaacagttaatcaaattgttacccagactatttgcattgtgtgcaccccaacccctctttttatgctgctgctactctctgtttatcatatatgcatagtcactttaactatacattcatgtacatactacctcaattgggccgaccaaccagtgctcccgcacattggctaaccgggctatctgcattgtgtcccgccacccaccacctgccaacccctcttttacgctactgctactctctgttcatcatatatgcatagtcactttaaccatatctacatgttcatactacctcaatcagcctgactaaccggtgtctgtatgtagcctcgctacttttatagcctcactactgtatatagcctgtctttttactgttgttttatttctttacttacctattgttcacctcaTACCTTTTcggcactattggttagagcctgtaagtaagcatttcactgtaaggtgttgtattaggcgtacgtgacaaatacactttgatttgttGTATTAGGcgtacgtgacaaatacactttgatttgtttttcttaacaatgagctaatgaggcatgAATTGGCCTGGCatacaaaatgtgctttctcgtcaggacactgttgttcagaggagctagccaacaacacagctaacacaacaaGTTCAagctgaagctggaaagactgcaaactagcttcACTTCAATTTGTTTGACCTTttatcatttctttgtatatatccataaaaactaaGCCagttgattcatgatttcgactggctgagaaacgctgcctgcttgtctgtctcgtcccgactcccaacCCCTACACGTTccttactatgggacagctggagattgaattttAATATTGAAAcagtgttgcaaatgtcggagagacagacagcaaggtttatacaaatccccactgttgaaaacaaaatgttagtctaaaagaatgtgagataatgtctagatgctttttattgtggagatcaagtttataacttgcctggctgggttgatgagacagtggattgcacagtcagagtaaataggcattttaacatcatagatttagccagtggtaacttgtggaattgacactggctggaatgtgcTTTTAACCAATaaacattcaggattagacccaaccGTTGGCCATTATagactgggtggtttgagccctgaattctgattggctgacagctgtggtatatcagaccatataccacagatatgacaaaacttttatttttactgctctatttacgttggtaaccagtttataattgtgTCAGTCGCTCTCACCATCTCACATTCACTAAAAAGTTGTCTCCACCCCATGGtaaaatgtgttgaattgcaTCACATTAGTAGCCTGACTACCCATCCACATCCCTCTGGCCAAACGCCACACCCACTAGCGTTTCTTCTTCACGATGAGTCTAGATTTGCTTTCCTCCCTGACGTCTTGTAGAATGCGAACACATTCTgaccgttctgattggtcccagaaagtGTCGGGCCAAACCTGCCCTGCATGATGACCTTGTcaactttgatactctgattggttggagatgatccaatcgctgatgaatTTGTTTTCTACAACGCCCCTCATTTTGGCATCAGCACAATCGACTTCTAGTTTCAGACAACGTATGACGCGATTGATAGAGCGGCGGAATGAAATTCAGGTGTCAGGCAACCAAATAAGATTTAGAACTGCAAAATGatttctctgccccatggcaaaatgagtggAATTGCACGAACTATCATATACTCTATAATTTCTTCTCAGGCCAATATTAACAGTGAGGATTAAGCAGAACATTGTGATTGTAGCAGCATACAGCTTGTACTGTATAAGCCTTGCTAAACAATAAATACAAGCATTGTAGTGTCACTGAAACCAGACTTTAAACCATTAACACAATTTGAATGTTCAGGATTAATAGAAATGAAAGAAACATTTTGAGTATTCTCTTCTCTGTCTACTGGGGGGGGCCTTTGGCTGCGTCAAACATCTTCTTCCTTCCCTCCATGCCAGACATGGCCTCCACGTTCTTCCTCCAGTCACTCACCTCCACTGTCTTCTCCTGCAGAGCGCACACACAATGGCAGTCACTACCATGTCAGTAGGATGTCAGTATATCAGCCTGGTCAGCTTCAAGTTACAAGAACAAACTGTTAGTGCCTGTCATTGATATATAGATTACCACCGGTTGAGGGAAATATTGACAATTGAAATAAAGCTCCAGGCAGTATATTATACAAACTTAGCAAAACTCATCGTTGCATCACACTATTTATTGCCTGCTGCCTTTGATCTTATGAGGACACACTAAATCTACCAGGAAAAACTAAACCTACCTTCTCTGTGTCCTCCTTCTTGACTGACTTGAGGTTTGCACGAAGGTCCATGGAGACCTTGTGTTTGGAGCCCAGGAGGGAGCGCAAGATGGCATCAGCAGAGACCCTTACCCTCCTCAGGTTGGGCCGCTTGAACTTCCCCCTCAGGTCCAAAACTTTGATGTTCAGGTCCTTGATCTATGGGACAGGTGGAAAGAAGAGGTAGACCCCATCCTAGAGATACAACGAAAATGGCTTCTTACTCTATGGGCTACACAAAAGGCATCTCAGATTACACCATCTTTACAGCTAGCCCTTGGAGTCAACCATGTCGTGGATATATGAACCATATTTAGAAGGTATGTTTCAAGCGGCAGAGAGGTACAGTAGGCACTGTACCTCTCTGGTGTTGTGCATGACTTTGGCTTCAATGTCATATCGCTCCTCATCCACCACGTCAACCTTGGCATGTAACTCCCGACATAACTCCTGTTGGGGAAATTCGAATTTTGCAATGATCTAGTACCCAGGACAATGTAGTCAATAGGTTTACTGAATGTGTGCATGGATGGGAGTACCTGGAGCTCAGCAAAGGACATGCCACCGGTCTGTAAGGCAGGTGCTCTCTCTGCCAgatacctctccttctcctcctctttatcCACCATCTCCTGCTCAATCTCCTCCTTTGCCTTGGCCACCATTAAGCTCTGAAAACACATTGAAATATTTCAAACGTATGGCCTCATATGACTGAGGTAGTTGCCAAACAGTCAAGTGTTATTGCTGTGGTCATAGTGTGGCTATAGACTCACCTTTAGCATGAGCTTACGGGAGGCCGATATCTTCGACTTTCGCTTCAAAAAGATGAATCAATTTGATTAAGTTAGTCATAGATTGACTGTATAATTAATGTCCCACTTAATCAGTGTTTATTGGCATTTATGCAATAGAATTAGGGAAATCTCACCTCTTGTCTGtaaagaaaaaaacacattttagtgTAAACATAATTTAGCATAAGAGATAAAGGCTCTGAAATACTTCCCAATGTGGCACACACAATTGATCAGGCAGTCATTGTTAGTGTTTCTAAAGATGAACCGGCATGTGCTGTCTGACCCGTCTCGTGAAGGGGTTCGCTGGAATAGAATACACTTACACTTGCTCCGGCATCTTGGCAATGTAGATTCCCCTAGAAGACAAAAATAAAACCTATGTTTCTGAAGAACTTGACAAGAGAGACCATTTGCACCTGTAAGCCTACGGTAATTATGTCTCCCATTTCAGTTCCCTTGATTTATTATCATAGCTTTCAATGTACTGATATGCAACACAAAGTAATTGCATGATTCTACAGTGTATTGTCAACTTTATGAAAAGTAGCTATCGTACTCATGTAATATGACTGAAAAACACCTAAATCATAGCTTTTTTTTGTTATTCATTCCTTCTTTTGCTAAATGAACTATAGAGCACGTTTCCATTTGGTCATAGTTGTTTACTATCTAGCCATGGGTTGTTTTTCTCCAACTACTACAGTACATTATCAGCAGGTCAAGTGGTCGCTCAGGGCTCCAAGTGGTCTACATCACCAGTCCCCACTTCTACATCTGACCCTCTGGCTTGGAGCCTGGGGCCTGCGACCCATCCCCCTGCCGCCTCTCTCTGCTGACAGTGGcactcccccccccaaaagaaagtGATTGCAAACAGGGGGAGAGACGTGCATCAGCCCTGGCATGGTAACTATTCCAGACAGATAACAATCCTGGCTTTCTCCTGCTTATTTTCACTGGATAATGCTCCACAAATAGACCAGGAGGTCTGGATTTGGGAAGTTATTTTTTAGAATTCCCAATTCCATTAAGGAATGTTGCAGTGTCCAGTTTAGATGGGAATCCAGTGTAAATGATTAGTAATGGGAAACCAGTGTGGAATACTTTACAGAAATAACTGGTAAAACATAGAAAAACCGGTAAAACAATCTCAGAAAAGAATCTTTCCCAAAAGAAAAGACAAATGAATAGAACAAGAGAGACATTAGAAAACTCAAATAAGTTGGAAACCTGAAATTGATAAATACGTTTTCTAAACaaacaaattgtaaaaaaaaagaagaaaaaaaagacaaaaaacataaattgatTCCAGATTTTTCTAATAGGCCTACCCTAAAATGTTTATTTAGATTTGCAACTGATTTACAGTTTAATTTTGAGCATCTGTAAATAGAATCTAAAAGTATATGAGATGTTTTcaaaatagttaaatagttaaaaaaaaatacatacggATATACACCGATAATAACAAATATTACAATGAATAACGTTCTGCAATTATCAGACCTGAAAACCTCAAATTCAGGAACTACAGAAAAGCTCTAAGCATTGTCGACACAATATCACATTCAGAGAGGAGCCCAGTCTTACCTTTCTCTGCTAAGGTTGGAGAAGTCCTGTAGAGGCTCCGAGTGATGGGAAGAAGAATGCACCAGAGTATTTAACTCAGCCTCCCATTGTCCCTCCTGCCCGTCACTGGGACCCCtaaatagaacacacacacacacacacgcaccctagTGGTCTCCCTTATCCAATGCTTATGATGCTGAACTTTCCAGTGGTGTTGGTACTGTAGGTCATGATCCAGCAGCTGCTCAGTGATAACACATTGTGTTAGTGGGCTGTGTGTTGTGCCAGGTGGGGACAGACACTTTCCTTATCAGGTATCACAATAATATAatgccatttagcaaacactTTAATCCAAAGCAAattacagtcatgtgtgcatagattttatgtatgggtggtcccgggaatcgaaaaAACGATTCTGGCGTTACAAGCTctatgttctaccaactgagctacaaaggatcATGTCAGATTTACTGCAAAGACCCTGCCCAGTCTTACTGTTGGTTGGGGACAGTGCCAGTAACTTCAACTGACAACAGCCAGCAATGAATACCAAGTGGAGGAAGTTGTCCAAATGAACACAACTCtgctttttactattttctgacTATGATGGAGCCTTGATATATGATCCAGTGGGTTGGTTTTGCAAGCAGTTGTGtcagggccggctctagccttttgggggccctaagcgagatttggttgcctcccctcccccacctcacgggcaaaacattttagtgggcCCCCTCTTGACGGCCGAGAGACATGTTAGTTTTAAAGTtaacttcctgcaattctacacattttgccatggggtgtagagaaaatgttgcagttttaaagcaaatgtcctgcaattctacacctaTTTCCTTGACTTATgtcatgttaatgatatctgactgagagtgactaacaaaatcaatgggggccacctggaggtcagggccttTGGTCATTTGCCCGGTCGTTATTCGGCCATGataactacaagtttagatagctggctagactaatttaccaatctgaAAATTGTAAGCtaacatggctaattgagtgactgtcagttactgacataacaagagaaaaattgctgatgcacaaccaaatttcaaacttgcaccttgtgtattctaccattctaactctcaacagtaagctgagaccccgactgagttatTTTTTTTGGTCTGGGGCTCCCTAGCGTCCTGGAGCCCTAAGTGACCGCTTATttcgcttatgcctggagccggccctggGTTGTATTCACCCTGCATTTCAGATCTCTGTTGGCTGGTAATGAGAAAGGTATTGCAGACACACGCTGCCCCCTGAGAACAGCAGGCCCCCGCGGCCTGATTAGAATATTAACTGCAGACAATGTTAAGCCCCGCAGTTGATGAAAGGAATGCAATCATATCCACCACACAATAGCAGAGTCCTGCCAACTATACATAGACCAGTGTATCACCATCTGATTCTACCACTCTGATTGGGTTGTCGGATGCTTAAGTGCTTGGTTTGCTTTGTGTATGTGCGCAGGGACAGCCCTAGACATAAGTGCTACAAAAAATGGTATGAAATGAGTTATACAATTGCTATATCTTCtctgcaccccatgacaaaatgtgaagTTGCTGCAAACTTGCAGGCCTGAAATTGAAAGTTATGCTTcagctgtttttttttgtctagAAGCAAGTAGGCCTATCTCCCATTTATGGTTGCCTGTTGTACCAGGCAATACGGAGACTGTCGGTTGTGATTTCTGTCACTTGAGAACTAGGACTACTGATGCATCTCATGACAGCTGATTTTAATTCCGATGTATATATGGCAGCAGGATCAACCAAAGTGCTGTCGATTTGTTTGACTGTTGCATGGAAACGAGCAGCCCATGTATTTCTACACGGAGGGGATTATGACTAAACAGTTGCAATACTTTGTCATAGGAATGGATTCCATCtctgtcaaaatcaaatcaacgttttttttttccaagccaaatttcttaaggTTCCTGAGGTTGAATAGGCGCTGTTGCGTGTAGCGGGTGTGGCTCCTTTGCACGGACTGAATCAATTTAATAGGGCTCAGATGGGCTGTGCCCCTCTTTCTGCAGTTATGGTTTCGGAACTGGAGCGCCGAATTATTTTTAGCATACACATTTCAGCAACATGCTGGTCGCGTGGTTCCAAATGTTGAAGAGGTACAATTATCTGTAGGGTGAACCATTAATTCAAAATAATTgaaattgctttaaaaaaaaaaaacggatatATGAAAGAAGAGTCAAGGGTACAagactgtatacagtacatacc from Salmo trutta chromosome 16, fSalTru1.1, whole genome shotgun sequence includes these protein-coding regions:
- the LOC115151023 gene encoding troponin I, slow skeletal muscle isoform X1; this translates as MPEQVQEKRKSKISASRKLMLKSLMVAKAKEEIEQEMVDKEEEKERYLAERAPALQTGGMSFAELQELCRELHAKVDVVDEERYDIEAKVMHNTREIKDLNIKVLDLRGKFKRPNLRRVRVSADAILRSLLGSKHKVSMDLRANLKSVKKEDTEKEKTVEVSDWRKNVEAMSGMEGRKKMFDAAKGPPQ
- the LOC115151023 gene encoding troponin I, slow skeletal muscle isoform X3, producing the protein MPEQVQEKRKSKISASRKLMLKSLMVAKAKEEIEQEMVDKEEEKERYLAERAPALQTGGMSFAELQIKDLNIKVLDLRGKFKRPNLRRVRVSADAILRSLLGSKHKVSMDLRANLKSVKKEDTEKEKTVEVSDWRKNVEAMSGMEGRKKMFDAAKGPPQ
- the LOC115151023 gene encoding troponin I, slow skeletal muscle isoform X2, with product MPEQVQERKSKISASRKLMLKSLMVAKAKEEIEQEMVDKEEEKERYLAERAPALQTGGMSFAELQELCRELHAKVDVVDEERYDIEAKVMHNTREIKDLNIKVLDLRGKFKRPNLRRVRVSADAILRSLLGSKHKVSMDLRANLKSVKKEDTEKEKTVEVSDWRKNVEAMSGMEGRKKMFDAAKGPPQ